TGGGCCAACAGAGCACGCGCCCCATTGCGCAAGATTTCGGTGAGTTGATCGTCGACGTTTCCTGGCTGAATCAACTTGATGATGTTATCTTTGGACACGGCATATCGCTCCTTCGGTGGAGAAGTGGAGGCGTCAAGCACCCCCACGATATGCCGCCTTCCCGATTCCCGCCGTCACCAACTTTCAGCGATAGCTCCTACGCGGCCCGACGGCAAGATACGTGACACATATGTTCGATATGCGCTGCCAAGAGAATGGCATCGAACATCGGCTGACCAAGATCAAGCATCCCTGGACTAATGGGCAGGTCGAGCGCATGAACCGCACGATCAAGGAAGCGACCGTCCAACGCTATCATTACGACCGACACAATCAGCTCGAAGCACACCTTGCCGACTTCATTAACGCTTACAACTACGCTCGGCGGCTGAGACCCTGAAGGGCCTCACGCCCTACGAATACATCTGCAAAGCCTGGACAAAAGAGCCCGAACGATTCACCCTCAATCCGCTCCAGCAAATGCCGGGACTAAACACCTAGGGCACGTCGGCAAGCTTCATGTCCCCACCAGCGGCATGAGACCTCAAACGAAAGTCAACTGGATGCCGGCAGCGAGCAGAAGCGCCGCGAGAATGAACCTGATGGCTGTCTGACCTAACCACTTTAGGCCGATTGCCGTTCCAGCGATGGCGCCCGCCAGGGCGGCGATTGCATAAAGATCCAAATGCAAGGACGGAGATTGACCAACGAAGAGAACTCCGGCCAACCCCACGGTGGAGTTCGCCAGGATAAAGGGAGCCGACAACCCGGCAGTCTGCTTGGGTGACGCCCAATTCAGTGCGATGAGTGTCGGGGCCAGGAACGCTCCGCCGCCCACGCCGGTCAGACCAGAAACCAGGCCGATGACCGCTCCAATGCTCACGGCTCCACAGAGCGGAGTTTTGCGAACCCGATCGGCGGCGCGTCCGCGTCGCACGATCGTCACGGCACCTGCCAGAAGAAGAACGACCCCGGTCAGCGGCTGGTAAATGTGCTCCCCGAGCGCGATGAGGCCACCGGCGAGCGCCGTCGGCATCGATGAAAGCAGAAGCGGACCCAGCATTGTCCAGTCAATGACTTTGTTGCGGTTGAAGACCCATGTCGAATAAGTTGCGACCACAATATTGAGCGCTAGCGACGTCGGGCGCATTTCTGCCGGCGGCAGACCGGCTAAAGCCATCAGCGCGAGAAACGCAGTACCGCCCGCCTGTCCAACGGTCGAATAGAGCAGTGAGATGACGGCGAAAAGCAGAGAAAGCATGCTACATCGATCCTGACGAAATTCGTCGCCTTGCTTGCATTCACCACGCAGCGATATCCTCGCGAGCCATGGCGCATTGTCGTGCCGTTCCGATATGATTGCTGCGCGCGTCCGAGCGCTTCAATCGGGGTACGCTCGTCTCGGAGGTGGATCGTCACTGCCGTCGTCATTCTGACGGAAGGGGCAGCGACGACAGTGAGCTGCGGCGGCGCAGGAGAGCGCGAAGCGCGTGTATGCATTCCATGTAAGAGATCACGTGCAGCCGACGGTTTAGCACATCATCAAGTCCGCTGGCATCTTCATCAATTGCCAAGGTTGGTAGTTGACCTAGATGCACAAAACGTCGGCTAACAGGGCACTCAATGACAGCGCGTATCGGGCGGCGCGATGTCCGCCGACTGATTGATCAAGCAGACTGCCTGCGCATCGTCGGGTAACCGCGCGACGGGAACTGGTCTGTGACGCTTTCCACCAGAATGCGCGTGTGCCTGACGCGAAGGGGGAGAATGGAACTCCAAGGTCCGAACCCAGGTCGCACAGAAACAGGGATCGCTGGGCTTCTGTCGTTGTGACCTGCCTCGGGCGGACTGCACCGTGCACACGCGGCGCGCGGCAAAACCTTTGGGCGCGCAAAGAACAATCCGGCTGCCGCGGGTTCGCTTGTACTCCCCTACTAAAGGCCCGCGACAGCTATTTCGTCACCGCGATGGAATAGGCGACCCTCGCACGAAAATTATGCACGCGAAAAGGCATACGTGATTCCTTTCGGCCGAAGATATGGTCGATCAGCGGACCGCAAGAGTATTCAAAGCTATGGCTGTTCAAAACTTTAGGGGCGGTTTGCAGTCCAGCGCGCTGTTCAGCCACCCTTAAGTCGAGGTATGAGAATAACGTTGACGCCCAACGGATTGTTAGGGGTCACCTCCCGTATCCCTGCAGCAAACTGCGCCAAGTAGGGATGACCGTGGATGTAAAAATTTCTCATCGGCCGGGACGGCCTCGGGAAGGCGTCCACTCTATTCAGCTCGCCGAGCAGGACGTCCGGAGCCGGTTGGGGACCGTGATTCCAGCCCGACCCTACGATGTGCGTGAAGTCATGATCTATTCTCCTAGCCCGCACATCGAACGCTGGACGTGACAAATGTCGCGGCAGGTCCAAATGGCTCGCACCGGCGACCAATTTCCCCTCGACCTTTCCTTTCGAGCCGCGAGGCTCCCCCACATCCCTCGGGCTCTGTCCCGCGAGTTTTTCGGTCCGAACTTTCTCCAACTCGTCAATAAAGTGCGCGGACCATTTCTGGATGGGATACGCTCGAAGCTTCACCATCATCCGTTTCCATCGAGAGCTGCGCTCTTCGGGCATCATCGAAAGTGCGGCCGAAATCTTGTCTGCTATGTCATTGATGTCGTTGGGATCGACGAGCAGCGCCGCGTCGAGTTCCTTGGCCGCGCCGGCAAATTTCGACAAAACCAGCACGCCGGGATCGCTGCAGTCTTGCGCGGCGACATATTCTTTCGCCACGAGATTCATCCCGTCACGCAACGATGTAACCACGCCGACACGTGCTGCACGGTAGAGACCCGCGAGCACGGCCTGGCTCTGAGGCTTCGTTTCGTGACGGATCGGCTTCCAGCCGGCCGCACCATGACGAGCGTTGACATCGTCGACAAGAGCCTCCACCTCGCTCTGATAATCTCTGTAGCTCTTGATGCTGGATCGTGAGGAGGTAGCGATCTGCAAAAGCGAGACGCTGCGCGGCTCCTTTTTCAAAAGGCGATCGAAAGCCCGAACGCGATTGTCAAGCCCCTTGGTGTAGTCGAGCCGGTCGACGCCGACGGCAAGCTTCTCACGATCGAGACCTTCCAATAGTGACGAAACATCGGCATTCGAAACCGCGTCTGCAGCGGATTGTGCAAATTTGTCCGTATCTATGCCGATCGGAAACACTTGGCACCGGGTTGCACCGCCATTGCGCGAGATCACAAGTCCGTCTGCGTTCGATGCGAGCCCGAGATCGGTACGGACACAGGCAAGGAAATTCTGCCTGTCCTCGTTGGTCTGAAAGCCTACCAAATCATACGCAAGCATCAATTCGGTCAATTCGCGATGATGCGGGACCAACTGCACGTTGGGTGCCGGCCATGGCGTGTGCAGGAAGAAGCCGATCGGCCGGTCTATACCACGATCACGCAGCTCAGCGCCGAGCGTGAGGAAATGATAATCATGCACCCAGAACGCGTCCCGGTCCCTATAGTCGAGCAGCGCGTCCGCCATAAGGGCGTTGATTTTACGGTAGCTTCTATAATCGCCTTCCGAGGACGAGATCCGGTCTGTTAGCGAATGTAGTGCCGGCCATAGTTCCGAATTGGCAAAACCCTCATAATGGCGGCGATACTGCTCGGCAGGCAGAGGCACCCTCACGAGCTTGCCTTCGCCGAACGCCATCACAGACGGATCAGCCTCCAGCGGGCGCGAGGGCCCTACCCAAACTGCGCCTGATTGTTTCACCACGGGGACCAGCGCCGCCTCAAGCCCGCCTGTCTTGGGTTCATCGACGTCGCTGCCGGCAACACGGTTCGACACGACGACGAGATTCACAAGTCATCCTTTCCCGTCCGATGTGCCATTTAGCCGGACGTTCGATCAGTTTGCCACGCTTGATCGCCGAAGAGTTGCGGCCTGAAACCCGACCGGACTGGGACGATTTCACGCGCGCTTCGTCGGCTGTTACTAAACACAGCGACCCGCCTCGAATAACCGGCGAGCCACGCAGGCCCTCGCTCGAGCCACGCAGGCCCTCGCTGACCTACAAGACAAGTGTGGTCATTCCGGCGCCCAGTGCACCAACAGCTTCGTCTCGCGAGGCCAGCTTTCCCAAGGCCAACGAAGCACCGGTATTTCTGCAGACGGAACCGCTTGTACTCTTCGGCGAGCCGCACCCCCTCCGTGGTCTTCTATCAGGCCGCTCGAGCGGCCTGCGAGTTGGAGCGACCATTTACGTAACGCCGAGCCGAATTGCTGCCTACCTAACTTGGTATGTGACACAGAGACGCGCTCGCATGGTGGGATCAAAGGTCCGTCACGCTCGAGCGATATAGGTAAAAGCGAATTCGTCTCGGCAGGTTTCATGCCCATTTTGGTAAAGCCACGCACATTGAGTCTGTTGACCAAATGCGAGCGTCGCCCTCCCGGGGCCAGCCTCATCATTTCGGTGTTCGCGATGTTCGACCTCGCCGACCCGGGCGCCCACCGTCTCCAAGGCGAGCAGGAGCTTTGGATTATGGCCGCGAAGGAGCTTTCGCCCGATTCCACTCTCGACATCGGCATGCCCAAACCGCAAGCCGAGATACTCATCGGCGGACATGCGGCGGCGCCTGAGGGACGGCCAACCGAACGCATGATGTTGGGCTGGGCGCTCGGACCAATCCAGAAACACCTTCTGGTGACTGGTGACCGTAATTGGCAGATGACCGGCTCCGGCTGGCGACCGACAACCGCGCAATCGTTCCAGCAAATGCCGCTAACGCGGCAACGCGCCTTTGGGGGGCCCAGCTACGCGGCGAACCGGGTGGGTGCCGGCAATGAGGCGCTACGCCGCAGCATGGCCGGCGAACTGGTCGCCCTGCCCAACGTCGAACGCCCCGAGCATGCAATTCAGTTCATCGACACGATCGCACCGCCGGCAATCTTCGGGCCCATGGCGCTTGATGATAAGGAACGTCTACAATACGCTGGAACCTACGACAGCGCCTGGCTGAAATCAGTTGCCCCCGCTCTGGCAGGCGATGCTGATCCCCGGCTTTTTCTGTTCGCTCCGCCAGACCAGCGCCTGAGCGGCTTCATCAGCGGCGGAGAACCTTACGCGCTGCAGAACTTCTGCGCCGCGCATCCATTGATCGAAGGCCACCTGCCGACCTTTCGGGTGCGCTGCTTCATCGGCTGGAGCGATGCGACACGTGGCGTCACGGAACTGCAGACACGCATCGATACCCTGTGGCTGTTCGCGGGAGCCCGCCGCGGCGTCATGATCTACCGCACCGCGATTGCCGTCCGGGAATTGGACGGCAGCGACGTTGGCGACATTATGGTCGCTTACGAGCAACAACGCGAGCTTCCGCGGCCGTTCGACCATTATCTGAATGTCCGGCAGCTGCGGCTCGACCCGGCGAGCGCCGCACGCTATGCCTTTTCGGAACACCAACTTGCTCCCGAAACGTCGGCTGTCGAACGCGCACGCCGCGCAGCGCGGCGTCGCCATTTGGCCGAACAGCGCGCAGCACGGCAGCAGGCATCGATGCGCTGGGCGCTCGATCAGGAGTTCACGCGCATTGAGCTTCCGCCTTCGCTGCGCCCGACGATCACGATACCGCCGATCGAACCATCAGTCATTCCGGAATTGTTGCCGGAGGAACTCGAGAGCGGCGAGATCGACTTGGCCGAGATCCTCGACGCGTTGGAGACAGTCCAGGCCAAGGCAGAATCCGATATCGACAAGCTTGACGCCCAATATCAACCCATGCGTGCCGCCTATGAAAGGATTGCCGGTGGAAATGCCGCATCGAGCGATATCGACGCCTTGCTTGCCGCGATCTCTTCCACGGACGCTGTGCAGTCGATGGACGCAAGCTTTGAGCAAGCTCCGCCACTCCACGAGCTGCCCGACACTGATCCGGGCCTCATCGGCGATATCGAAGACAAGCTCGCGCGTGCGAAAAATTGGCGTAGCGAAATCGGCGCGGCACCGCAACCGCTCGATGAGCAAAAACAATTTGCACTTGCACATGCTCGTTTCTTTAACCTGGCAGCTGGACGACCGCTCGAATCGATACGCAACGCGATATCGGATAACGCCGTTTCCCTTCCCGATATTTCCGCGCTGGTTCTGCCGGAAGAAGGGCGGAGCGTCACACCCGAGACGCCGCCGCGCCTGACCATTGACGAGATACTGGCGCAGATCGAAGCTTCCGATCCACCGCCTAACGCTGCCCAACAAGCGCGTACGGCGCTCACCGATGCTCAAGCGGCATTCAAAAGGGCCATTCCTGCGTTACCGTCCGACGAATGCGCGCTGTTCGAGGCCTTGAGTGCGCCACATCCAACGGCAAGTGCTGATGAGCCCGAAGCAGGGATCGCCGCGGCGAAGACCGAATCTGCGAAAGCATTGACTGTCCTGCGGACCGCGATCGACAAAGCGGAAGGACAGTTGGCAGCCGGCATGGCCGCGGCAAGGCTCGCGTCACCCAAGCCGCTCAGGCCTGAAACGACGCTGGCACCAGCCGTCGCACGCGCGCTGGGCGACATAGTGGAAGCGGAGTTCCAGCGCGGTGGCACGGTTGCCGGTCGGGATCTCGGCGGCGCCGACCTCTCCTGGCGGAGATTCGCGAATGCGGACTTCTCCGGCGCCTTCCTTGAACGTGCGAAGCTGAACGGGACCAACCTGGCCGGCGCAAACCTGATGAAGGCCGCACTGACCGGCGCGACGCTCATCAATGCTGATTTAAGCGCGACCGATCTTACCGAAGCCAATCTCGGTGAAGCCGACTGCCGCGGAACGCGTTTCGCTGGCAGCCAACTTGTGCGCACCAATCTTCTCGGTGCGCGCATGGTGGGCGCATGCTTCGACCAAGCGCGCCTTGGCGAGCTCCAGGTTTTGCGGGTACCAATGATCGGGGCAACCTTCCGCCGTGCGCAAATACAACAATGCACCTTCATCAAAGTCGCCCTCGATAACAGCGTTTGGGGGAACGCCATCCTTGAGCGCGGACAATTCATGGATTTATCGTTATCTGGTGCGAGCTTCGTTGGCGCGCGACTTGAGCAAACCTGCTTTCTCAAGGTGGCGGCGCGCCAACTCGATCTCTCGAGCGCGCAATTTGACGAAGTCAGTTTCATCGGCGACATCGACCTGCGTGACGCACGTTTCGTCCGCAGCAGTGCCGAGGCGCTCTCCTTTCAGGCGGCCAACCTCAGCGGCGCCGACTTCACCCTGGCCCGACTAAACGGGGTTTACTTCGGCAAGTCCACGCTGGCGCGCGCTACCTTCCGAATGACATCGCTGAAACGCGCGGTCTTCACCGGCAACGATCTGCGGGGCGCCGACTTCTATGCCGCCAACCTTCTCGAGGCACATCTCAATCAGACCGACCTCACCGGCGCCAGCCTACGCCATGCAAATCTCTACGGCGCCGACCTGATGGATGCGTCCTTGGTCGCGACCGATTTGAGCAACGCAAATATTGACCGCACCGTCCTGATGGTCACGCGCAATGTCAATTGATCTCTTATTGCAGTCGATCGCCCATAAGGTCCCCGTACGCGAAGCCAGTCTAGATGGCCAGACGCTATCCGGGCTGAGCCTGACGGATGGCGTTGTGCTGAGCTCTTCCTTTCGCAACAGCCACTTCACGCGTGCCCACCTTACTGGCATGACGTTTCAGGCTTGCGACTTCAGCGGCGCTTCCTTCGCCGACGCTTGCTTTGAAAGATGCATATTCGCGGGTTGCCGCGCTGGCGGCTCCGACTGGCGGCGGACGCGCTTCACCCAATCGACGTTGATGTCGTCGGATATCAGGCATAGCGACTTCACCGAGACGCGGTTCAGCCAGACGACAGCGATGCGCTGTACGTTAGCCTATACCCTGTTGTGCGGGGCCACCCTATCTCAAAGCGCACTCATGGATTGCGAGCTCGCCGGCCTCGTGCTCGACAATGCCAGGCTCACGAACGTCGCCATAACGCAGGCCGATTTGCGTAGCGCGCAGCTCACGGGACTGCGTTGCGACACGATTCTTTTCTCCGAATGTGACCTGTCGGAGCGGGATCTCTCCGGGCTGACGCTTGCGCGAGCGAACCTGAGCGGTGCTAATCTGAACGGCACAAACCTGTCCGGAGCCGACCTCTCCGGTTCGGTATTGGCGGGTGCGAGCCTCGCGGGTGCTGATCTCTCCCGTGCCACCGCTCCGAACACAGTGTTTGTGCGGGCTAACCTCCGAGCAGCAAGGCTGCGCAACGCCGATTTGACGCAATGCATCTTCGAAGAGGCGCGCCTCGACGGCTGCGATCTTTCGGGCGCACAATTGGGGACGTCCGTTTTCACACGTGCATCGGCCAAGTCTGCCGTGTTTGCCCGCGCCGACATGTCCTACGCGCTGATGCACCACGCCAAGGTTGATGGCGGCGACTTTTCCGGCTCGCGATTTCTGCGCACTGACTTTCACTGCGCGTCGACCAAAGGCAGTCTGTTCGCGACCGGGCGCGGGGGTACCCTGCAAACCGGTCCGGAACGTGCCGTCGCCGAACTCTACGATGCAAGCCGGGTCATCCCTCTCAACGGAGCAAGTTAGACATATGACTTTTGTCAATTCAAGTGGCCCGATGTCGGCGGCGGATCACGCGTTTCCTGACGTCTGCAACACGCCATCTGGTCCCGCCGTCGTGCCTACCCCCTACCCAAACCTCACTCTGAACACAACGGCTATTCCGACGCAGTCCCGGTGCCTGATCATGTGTATGCCTGCACACAACATGACGACCGAGCGCGCGACATCAATGGGTGACAACGCAGGTGTGGCCCTCGGCGTCATCTCTGGCCTTGTCATGGGTCCGGGCCGCGCAAAGGCCGGATCGGACAATTTGTCAATCGGCGGGTCACCGGCAACCAAAATGGGGATGCCGACCAAGCAGAATGGTTCCAACCCGAACGCCTTCGGACTTTCGATATCGCCGTCTCAAACCCGCTTGACGGCGCAGCGCTAAGGTGCCGACAGCCATACGATTGGGAAAGCCCGCTATGCCAAATGCCTATACGCGACTGGTCGTTCCAGACTCCCTGACATCTCCCCTGACCGAGTCAACTTATCTGCGCCTCGGCTCTTACTCAGACGAAGAAGCAAAACTCGTCACCGGTATCACGACGACCATTAGCGAAAGTCCACACGAAAGCGACAACGCCGGCTTGCTTGCCTTCACCAATCACGACTGTCAGGCAAATGTCGAAGGCGCTGCGTTGCTGAAAATCGGTCGCGGGCAGACCACGGAGGTCGCGAACGGCAACTCCCTACATAGGGTCGCGAAAGGTACCTATGAAATGGCCGCCGAGAATGGCGTGTCAATCAGTGCTGGCGCTAATGGTACTCATGCGGACGTCATTCTGACGGCCTCCAACAGCGTCAAGCTAATCAACAACGGCGACAAAATCGACAGGACAGGTGGCAACTCGGAAAAGCGGGTGATGGGCACCACCAAGGAATACTACAAGGGGCAGAGATACACCTGCATGAGCGGCCTAGCTATCACGCTGACGATGGGACTGAACGTAAGCGTCTTCTTAGGAGCAACGACGACCATCAAGGCCGGCAGGGATTATTCAATCAGTCTGGGCGGCCAGGTCTCTCTCACGACCGGCGCCAAATTCGAGTTTGTCTACGGATGCGACACCAAGATTGTGGCCGGCGATACGAGCACGTTACTTCTCGGACTTGACTTCAAGTCGGCAGTTAGCGACACCAAAATTCTCAGCAACAGTGATTTCAAGCTCGCGCCCGTTGAGGACTTGAAGGTAGTCGGCCGCGACGTCAAGACCTGCGAGACCAGCGTGTCCGTAACGAATGAGGACGTCTGCCAGGGAACGATAAGCACGGAACAGTACGAGCTTGTGAACCGAGCAGCAGAGATCAGTTCGAGCACCGGCGATAAGGAAGTCATACAAAAGAATTCGGTAGTGATCTTGTAGCTGGCTGGAGAGCAGGAATGACGATGACGATCCGCGCCACAAACACCGACATCTTGGCGATGGCCGAGCGCGTGCTTGAATCCGGACATCACACAGCTCGTATCGTGTCTGTCAGCGACGATGGCGCTGCGGCGGAGGTTGAAATCGCCGGCGATCATCACACGGCGACAGTGGCTGTTGGCTGCCTAG
This sequence is a window from Bradyrhizobium septentrionale. Protein-coding genes within it:
- a CDS encoding DUF4150 domain-containing protein, with the translated sequence MSAADHAFPDVCNTPSGPAVVPTPYPNLTLNTTAIPTQSRCLIMCMPAHNMTTERATSMGDNAGVALGVISGLVMGPGRAKAGSDNLSIGGSPATKMGMPTKQNGSNPNAFGLSISPSQTRLTAQR
- a CDS encoding sulfite exporter TauE/SafE family protein; the protein is MLSLLFAVISLLYSTVGQAGGTAFLALMALAGLPPAEMRPTSLALNIVVATYSTWVFNRNKVIDWTMLGPLLLSSMPTALAGGLIALGEHIYQPLTGVVLLLAGAVTIVRRGRAADRVRKTPLCGAVSIGAVIGLVSGLTGVGGGAFLAPTLIALNWASPKQTAGLSAPFILANSTVGLAGVLFVGQSPSLHLDLYAIAALAGAIAGTAIGLKWLGQTAIRFILAALLLAAGIQLTFV
- a CDS encoding DUF2169 family type VI secretion system accessory protein; translated protein: MFDLADPGAHRLQGEQELWIMAAKELSPDSTLDIGMPKPQAEILIGGHAAAPEGRPTERMMLGWALGPIQKHLLVTGDRNWQMTGSGWRPTTAQSFQQMPLTRQRAFGGPSYAANRVGAGNEALRRSMAGELVALPNVERPEHAIQFIDTIAPPAIFGPMALDDKERLQYAGTYDSAWLKSVAPALAGDADPRLFLFAPPDQRLSGFISGGEPYALQNFCAAHPLIEGHLPTFRVRCFIGWSDATRGVTELQTRIDTLWLFAGARRGVMIYRTAIAVRELDGSDVGDIMVAYEQQRELPRPFDHYLNVRQLRLDPASAARYAFSEHQLAPETSAVERARRAARRRHLAEQRAARQQASMRWALDQEFTRIELPPSLRPTITIPPIEPSVIPELLPEELESGEIDLAEILDALETVQAKAESDIDKLDAQYQPMRAAYERIAGGNAASSDIDALLAAISSTDAVQSMDASFEQAPPLHELPDTDPGLIGDIEDKLARAKNWRSEIGAAPQPLDEQKQFALAHARFFNLAAGRPLESIRNAISDNAVSLPDISALVLPEEGRSVTPETPPRLTIDEILAQIEASDPPPNAAQQARTALTDAQAAFKRAIPALPSDECALFEALSAPHPTASADEPEAGIAAAKTESAKALTVLRTAIDKAEGQLAAGMAAARLASPKPLRPETTLAPAVARALGDIVEAEFQRGGTVAGRDLGGADLSWRRFANADFSGAFLERAKLNGTNLAGANLMKAALTGATLINADLSATDLTEANLGEADCRGTRFAGSQLVRTNLLGARMVGACFDQARLGELQVLRVPMIGATFRRAQIQQCTFIKVALDNSVWGNAILERGQFMDLSLSGASFVGARLEQTCFLKVAARQLDLSSAQFDEVSFIGDIDLRDARFVRSSAEALSFQAANLSGADFTLARLNGVYFGKSTLARATFRMTSLKRAVFTGNDLRGADFYAANLLEAHLNQTDLTGASLRHANLYGADLMDASLVATDLSNANIDRTVLMVTRNVN
- a CDS encoding pentapeptide repeat-containing protein — protein: MSIDLLLQSIAHKVPVREASLDGQTLSGLSLTDGVVLSSSFRNSHFTRAHLTGMTFQACDFSGASFADACFERCIFAGCRAGGSDWRRTRFTQSTLMSSDIRHSDFTETRFSQTTAMRCTLAYTLLCGATLSQSALMDCELAGLVLDNARLTNVAITQADLRSAQLTGLRCDTILFSECDLSERDLSGLTLARANLSGANLNGTNLSGADLSGSVLAGASLAGADLSRATAPNTVFVRANLRAARLRNADLTQCIFEEARLDGCDLSGAQLGTSVFTRASAKSAVFARADMSYALMHHAKVDGGDFSGSRFLRTDFHCASTKGSLFATGRGGTLQTGPERAVAELYDASRVIPLNGAS